A DNA window from Fibrobacter sp. UWR3 contains the following coding sequences:
- a CDS encoding extracellular solute-binding protein yields MSRHIVRAAVAVALVATAAVAVPELRSADADTLHLWMMDNGLGSQKAVKKLVKKFQRDTGIPVEVRVLNWGEAYDVITKAFASPDSVADFPDVIQLGSTWVPHFASVGSIRPLDSLIAQVDSSRFYAEAFRASHIGAGKEVYSFPWFLDVRALFANEWLWHTLGIEESDIASYSKFMGALRAINRGELKNSEMKRVAAFALPGHEDWTGPQQMAPFIWNFGGDFLDCRQGACTSALLDQKTLDGLAVYAAILGDEELAPQSLHENSQQNAVRFINSELLIHYGTSELIRQLEFSEEAGGLRSSAIADDGIIILPFLASSFKSTFVGGSHLVLPTGGDSTKFAAAQSLLAYLLRTDNLDAYCRAVGFLPSDRGLISIWNQDRRYSQLVQSLESGKSFPNIPQWGAIEGVLIKFANDMGSMFAVTEDKAARNHELAELLVQAHFRIMEILGQKETEKEADLVARAETAFATEIQEIEPEDLQFEPLPTPQPAWRMVFFAGIAAGLVMIALFARLVVYFVHNRKKKGTKS; encoded by the coding sequence TTGTCCCGACATATCGTGCGTGCAGCAGTTGCGGTTGCCCTGGTGGCGACGGCGGCGGTTGCGGTGCCGGAATTGAGGAGTGCTGACGCGGATACTCTCCACTTGTGGATGATGGATAACGGGCTCGGCTCGCAGAAGGCGGTCAAGAAACTCGTGAAGAAGTTCCAGCGTGACACGGGTATTCCTGTAGAAGTGCGCGTGCTCAACTGGGGCGAGGCGTACGATGTCATTACGAAGGCCTTTGCGAGTCCCGATTCTGTCGCGGATTTCCCGGATGTTATCCAGTTGGGGTCTACCTGGGTTCCCCACTTTGCGTCGGTAGGCAGCATACGCCCGCTCGATTCCCTCATTGCGCAGGTCGATTCGTCCCGATTCTATGCGGAAGCGTTCCGCGCAAGTCACATCGGCGCAGGCAAGGAAGTGTACTCGTTCCCGTGGTTCCTCGACGTGCGTGCACTTTTTGCGAACGAGTGGCTGTGGCATACGCTCGGTATCGAGGAATCGGACATCGCGTCGTATTCCAAGTTCATGGGTGCGCTCCGTGCCATCAATCGTGGTGAACTCAAGAATTCCGAGATGAAGCGCGTGGCGGCGTTCGCTCTGCCCGGTCACGAGGATTGGACCGGCCCCCAGCAGATGGCTCCGTTTATCTGGAATTTCGGTGGTGATTTCCTGGACTGCAGGCAGGGCGCATGCACGAGTGCCCTGCTTGACCAGAAGACGCTTGACGGGCTTGCCGTGTATGCGGCGATTCTCGGTGACGAGGAACTGGCCCCGCAAAGCCTGCACGAAAATTCCCAGCAGAACGCGGTGCGGTTCATCAATTCCGAACTGCTTATCCATTACGGTACCTCCGAACTTATCCGCCAGCTGGAGTTTTCCGAAGAGGCGGGCGGGCTGCGTTCCAGCGCGATTGCCGATGACGGCATCATCATCCTTCCCTTCCTTGCGTCCTCGTTCAAGTCCACGTTCGTGGGCGGGAGCCACCTTGTCTTGCCGACAGGGGGCGATTCGACGAAGTTTGCCGCGGCGCAGTCCCTGCTTGCTTACCTGTTGCGTACCGACAACCTGGACGCGTACTGCCGTGCCGTGGGCTTTTTGCCTTCCGACCGCGGGCTCATAAGCATCTGGAACCAGGACCGCCGTTACTCGCAGTTGGTGCAGAGCCTCGAAAGCGGCAAGAGCTTCCCGAACATTCCTCAGTGGGGCGCCATCGAGGGCGTGCTTATCAAGTTTGCAAACGACATGGGCTCCATGTTCGCCGTGACGGAAGACAAGGCTGCCCGCAACCATGAACTCGCGGAACTCCTGGTGCAGGCGCATTTCAGGATAATGGAGATACTGGGCCAGAAGGAAACTGAAAAGGAAGCTGACCTGGTTGCGCGCGCGGAAACTGCCTTTGCGACAGAAATACAGGAAATCGAACCCGAAGACCTGCAGTTCGAACCGCTCCCGACTCCGCAGCCGGCGTGGCGCATGGTGTTCTTTGCGGGTATTGCCGCGGGGCTCGTGATGATTGCCCTTTTCGCGCGGCTGGTTGTTTATTTTGTCCATAACCGCAAGAAAAAAGGGACGAAGTCCTGA
- the aroA gene encoding 3-phosphoshikimate 1-carboxyvinyltransferase yields the protein MDEFQFRPSYIQLPAFSTFSGEVRLPGSKSITNRAFLIAALARGTTRLHNLLKSDDTRYMGEALQKLGVKIDFSDDYSEAVVTGNAGPISVEGVVDLYLGNAGTAMRSLTAALTLGCGEFSLGGEERMSERPIRDLVDALRSLGASIEYRETEGYPPVHIKASGLAGGYVEVNGNISSQYLTALLICAPYCKVPLHIHVKGELISAPYIELTMDVMRSFGIEVRHENLRDFYVPQGVYTAPADYDVEGDASSASYPLAAAAIARGKVRVLGVGKDSIQGDVAFVDVLRKMGARVEVGPDWIECDGNGCSLHGVDLNLNDIPDAAMTVSVLALFADSPSKISGIASWRVKETDRIAAISAELQKFGARVTTDMDSITIVPPEKLVPATVETYNDHRMAMCFSLVSLGGVAVKIMDPACVNKTYPHFFEDFTRLAK from the coding sequence ATGGATGAGTTTCAGTTCCGCCCCTCTTATATACAGTTACCGGCATTTAGTACGTTTAGCGGTGAAGTCCGGCTCCCGGGCTCCAAGAGCATTACCAACAGGGCTTTTTTGATTGCGGCCCTCGCGCGCGGCACAACCCGGCTCCATAACCTGCTGAAAAGCGACGATACCCGCTACATGGGCGAGGCGCTCCAGAAACTCGGCGTGAAGATTGATTTTTCGGATGACTATTCCGAGGCGGTGGTGACCGGGAACGCGGGCCCGATTTCGGTTGAGGGCGTGGTAGATTTGTACCTCGGCAATGCGGGCACGGCGATGCGCTCGCTTACGGCGGCGCTCACGCTCGGCTGCGGGGAATTTTCCCTCGGGGGCGAAGAACGCATGAGCGAACGCCCGATACGCGACCTGGTGGACGCTCTCCGTTCGCTCGGGGCAAGCATCGAGTATCGCGAGACGGAAGGCTACCCGCCGGTGCATATCAAGGCCTCGGGCCTTGCGGGCGGCTATGTGGAGGTAAACGGCAATATTTCGAGCCAGTACCTGACGGCGCTCCTCATTTGTGCGCCGTATTGCAAGGTTCCACTCCACATTCACGTGAAGGGTGAACTTATTTCTGCTCCGTATATCGAACTGACGATGGATGTCATGCGCAGTTTCGGTATCGAGGTCAGGCACGAAAACCTGCGCGACTTCTACGTGCCGCAGGGCGTGTACACTGCTCCCGCCGATTACGACGTGGAGGGCGACGCGAGTTCGGCAAGCTACCCGCTGGCAGCTGCTGCCATTGCTCGCGGCAAGGTGCGCGTGCTCGGCGTGGGCAAGGACAGCATCCAGGGCGATGTCGCGTTTGTGGATGTCCTCCGCAAGATGGGGGCAAGGGTGGAAGTTGGTCCGGATTGGATCGAGTGCGACGGTAACGGGTGCAGCCTCCACGGAGTGGACCTGAACCTGAACGACATTCCCGACGCGGCGATGACGGTATCGGTGCTTGCACTGTTTGCCGACAGCCCCTCGAAGATAAGCGGTATCGCGAGCTGGCGCGTGAAGGAAACCGACCGCATTGCGGCGATTTCTGCGGAACTCCAGAAGTTCGGCGCGCGCGTGACGACCGACATGGACAGCATCACGATTGTGCCTCCGGAAAAACTTGTGCCCGCGACAGTCGAGACATACAACGACCACCGCATGGCGATGTGCTTTAGCCTGGTCTCGCTCGGTGGTGTTGCGGTGAAGATCATGGACCCCGCCTGCGTAAACAAGACTTACCCCCACTTCTTCGAAGACTTTACCCGACTCGCAAAATGA
- a CDS encoding acyl-[acyl-carrier-protein] thioesterase: protein MEQGITTKDFEIRFSDCDHHSRLKLSNLFLFMEETAIADAEANGFGLWKMMKAGYTTVITRIKIRILHQPVWGEKISISTWAKDFYKDKVVLKDYSIVDSQGHSIAQATSSWLLVNMKTGKSENPANSPYPIPLFAGKNALPEMMDILSPEIEPRVLRTEQAHYSDLDMNNHVNHCRYVDWVMDSLDADEVKSRRIRSIQMNFISQVPLGGNVAIVRFKNTNHHAYIFGMNEDDMQAAQTAGGLLATGNAQPPRCHFQARIGFAD from the coding sequence ATGGAACAAGGCATCACGACCAAAGACTTTGAAATCCGCTTCTCGGACTGCGACCACCACAGCCGCCTGAAACTTTCAAACCTGTTCCTGTTCATGGAAGAGACCGCCATCGCCGATGCCGAGGCGAACGGGTTCGGGCTCTGGAAAATGATGAAGGCGGGCTACACCACCGTCATCACGCGCATCAAGATACGCATACTGCACCAGCCCGTGTGGGGCGAGAAGATTTCGATATCCACCTGGGCGAAGGACTTCTACAAGGACAAGGTCGTCCTGAAGGACTACTCCATCGTGGATTCGCAGGGGCATTCCATCGCGCAGGCGACATCGAGCTGGCTGCTCGTGAACATGAAGACCGGCAAGTCGGAAAACCCGGCGAACAGCCCCTACCCCATCCCGCTATTTGCGGGCAAGAACGCGCTCCCCGAGATGATGGACATTTTGAGCCCCGAAATAGAACCGCGGGTACTGCGCACCGAGCAGGCGCACTACAGCGACCTCGACATGAACAACCACGTGAACCACTGCCGCTACGTGGACTGGGTTATGGACTCGCTCGATGCCGACGAGGTCAAGAGCCGTCGCATCCGTTCCATACAAATGAATTTCATCTCGCAGGTCCCGCTCGGAGGGAACGTCGCCATAGTGCGCTTCAAGAACACGAACCACCACGCCTATATATTCGGGATGAACGAAGACGACATGCAAGCCGCGCAGACCGCAGGAGGTTTGCTAGCCACGGGGAATGCGCAACCTCCACGCTGCCATTTCCAGGCACGCATCGGGTTCGCTGACTAG
- a CDS encoding ComEC/Rec2 family competence protein codes for MRYFFLQAKMLAFVAIFALVASCGFVIEEGSPEPSPLRVTFLDVGQGLAVLLDCGGRYAMYDMGPDSVGVVDSLVARGVDTLEWVVVSHNHRDHAGGFMELAGRGGGSGFARVGGGLSRAGNGLFLGGTAPRVGDSLSRVEGLSLVEERLSRAEGRLSRAGDAPRVYVRRLYVGPDTSGGFIRDSVLRVARGFGIPVDTLVRGMSLGLAACGAVAGIGDVGGLPSGDGEGSRGLSSNIGDAPRFDVLWPPDYVREGGNPASVVVRVEFGAASLLLTGDLDSAGERRLLELSPTLSAGLLQVPHHGSAGSSSLRFISRVAPDYAVVSVGAGNAYGHPREEVVRKYAYVLGDTARFFRTDLQGSVGFEMWPDIGVVVDE; via the coding sequence ATGAGATACTTCTTTTTGCAAGCAAAAATGCTGGCCTTCGTGGCCATTTTCGCCCTGGTGGCATCGTGCGGGTTCGTTATCGAGGAGGGGTCGCCGGAACCTTCGCCCCTGCGGGTTACGTTCCTGGACGTGGGGCAGGGACTTGCGGTGCTGCTCGATTGCGGGGGGCGGTACGCGATGTACGACATGGGGCCCGATTCTGTGGGTGTGGTGGATTCGCTTGTCGCCCGCGGGGTCGATACGCTCGAGTGGGTGGTGGTGAGCCACAACCACAGGGACCATGCGGGCGGGTTCATGGAACTTGCGGGTCGCGGTGGGGGTTCGGGTTTCGCTCGGGTCGGGGGAGGTTTGTCGCGGGCTGGAAATGGCTTGTTTCTGGGCGGAACTGCGCCGCGGGTCGGGGATAGTTTATCGCGGGTGGAAGGTTTATCGCTGGTCGAGGAGCGTTTATCGCGGGCCGAGGGGCGTTTATCGCGGGCTGGAGATGCGCCGCGGGTGTACGTGCGCCGCCTGTACGTCGGGCCCGATACCTCGGGCGGCTTCATTCGGGATAGCGTGCTGCGGGTGGCCCGCGGGTTTGGCATTCCGGTGGATACGCTGGTGCGGGGCATGTCGCTCGGGCTTGCTGCGTGCGGGGCGGTTGCGGGCATCGGGGATGTCGGCGGGTTGCCTTCGGGCGACGGGGAAGGTTCGCGCGGGCTGTCTTCGAACATCGGTGATGCCCCGCGGTTCGACGTGCTCTGGCCGCCGGACTACGTGCGGGAGGGCGGGAACCCTGCAAGTGTGGTTGTGCGGGTGGAATTCGGGGCGGCCTCCCTCCTGCTGACGGGCGACCTGGACTCTGCGGGAGAACGCCGCCTGCTGGAACTTTCACCCACGCTCTCCGCGGGCTTGTTGCAGGTGCCGCACCACGGGTCTGCGGGCAGCAGTTCGCTCCGGTTCATTTCGCGTGTTGCGCCGGATTACGCCGTGGTGAGTGTGGGTGCGGGCAACGCCTACGGGCACCCCCGCGAAGAAGTCGTGCGCAAGTATGCCTACGTGCTTGGCGATACGGCGCGGTTCTTCCGCACCGACCTGCAGGGGAGCGTCGGGTTTGAAATGTGGCCCGATATCGGTGTGGTGGTTGATGAATGA
- a CDS encoding FISUMP domain-containing protein: MAPACVFVLDACSDGRDVAGGTSEDAGIVALAGKKLSGAVQKGPFVEGSSVVLRETSAEGNLEPTGKEFNTTVINDKGDFEFDSLDLESPYALLSAEGHYIRDVSGERSVCVLHLNAITNMEKRITANINLLTHFEYKRVLKLVKDGVPFAQAKKQAAAEVLAAFGVFIPVNSAEDLNIFSTSAADMALYHISIFVDTRDFIIPWNGEGNEWEYRMDPANTDCGMLQDYVDGYADDLEEDGTLSDSLIAPLAYTAYLYNSLGNVMHSGETGLIGRDEYDLMAERRYFHHLVLDHYLGFETCDEDHWGESRRLDKPFVDDNDDWMTYVNPAYFLCDGHSWKFTTKGHLDSLKMPIPHGSGTMKDPRDGREYKTVSFEFNGKKYEWMAEDLMYSGETTVKHSRRGGVDVTPTGIYNWTTAMGLNESYMSRPIKDGLIDSLHQGICPAGWHISNSLDWEALITYVGGVNNLLNESWRTDSETASDKDLVGVFYNRFDFNLYPMDSKYLDLYYHTYTHKSFVGDIEKERSEWWDYYEEHKDTEDVEWILEYANSYANYRIYDNYAFEISIDYGVMTDNRRKAGRVRCVRN; encoded by the coding sequence TTGGCTCCGGCCTGTGTGTTTGTGCTTGACGCTTGTTCCGATGGCAGGGATGTCGCGGGAGGAACCTCGGAAGATGCCGGCATTGTCGCCCTCGCGGGCAAAAAGCTTTCGGGTGCGGTGCAGAAGGGCCCGTTTGTGGAGGGCTCCAGCGTCGTACTCCGGGAAACATCTGCGGAAGGGAACCTGGAACCCACGGGCAAGGAATTCAATACCACGGTCATCAACGACAAGGGTGACTTCGAATTCGATAGTCTTGATTTGGAAAGCCCGTATGCGCTTCTTTCCGCCGAAGGCCACTATATTCGTGATGTCAGTGGCGAACGTTCTGTGTGCGTCTTGCACCTTAATGCCATTACCAACATGGAAAAACGTATTACCGCAAATATCAACTTGCTGACGCATTTTGAATACAAGCGTGTATTGAAGTTGGTCAAGGATGGCGTGCCCTTTGCCCAGGCCAAGAAACAGGCTGCTGCGGAAGTGCTCGCCGCATTCGGTGTCTTCATTCCCGTAAATTCCGCGGAAGACCTGAACATCTTCAGTACATCCGCTGCGGACATGGCTCTTTATCATATCAGTATTTTTGTGGATACTCGAGACTTCATTATTCCTTGGAATGGCGAAGGAAACGAGTGGGAATATAGGATGGACCCGGCCAATACGGACTGTGGCATGTTACAGGATTATGTGGATGGATACGCCGATGACCTGGAAGAAGACGGAACCCTCAGCGATTCCTTGATTGCGCCTCTTGCTTACACTGCCTATTTATACAATTCCTTGGGCAATGTGATGCACTCTGGCGAAACCGGCTTGATTGGTAGGGACGAGTACGACCTTATGGCGGAGAGGCGTTATTTCCACCATTTGGTACTAGATCATTATCTTGGCTTTGAAACCTGCGATGAAGACCATTGGGGGGAATCAAGAAGACTTGACAAACCGTTCGTAGATGACAATGATGATTGGATGACGTATGTGAACCCTGCCTACTTCCTTTGCGATGGACATAGCTGGAAGTTCACGACTAAGGGGCACCTCGATTCCCTCAAGATGCCGATACCTCACGGGTCGGGAACTATGAAGGATCCGCGCGACGGCCGGGAATACAAGACGGTAAGTTTCGAGTTCAACGGGAAGAAGTATGAATGGATGGCCGAGGACCTGATGTACAGTGGTGAAACTACGGTCAAGCATTCCAGGAGGGGTGGCGTAGATGTGACTCCGACCGGAATCTATAATTGGACGACTGCCATGGGGTTGAACGAAAGCTATATGTCGAGGCCTATCAAGGATGGCTTGATAGATTCGCTGCATCAGGGAATTTGCCCGGCCGGCTGGCATATATCCAATAGCCTGGACTGGGAAGCCTTGATTACCTATGTCGGGGGAGTCAACAATCTACTCAATGAATCCTGGAGGACAGACTCCGAAACCGCATCTGATAAAGACCTGGTGGGCGTATTCTATAACAGGTTCGACTTCAACCTTTACCCGATGGACAGCAAGTACCTGGACCTATACTACCACACGTATACGCACAAGTCGTTTGTCGGAGATATAGAAAAAGAGCGTTCAGAGTGGTGGGATTACTACGAGGAGCATAAGGACACCGAGGACGTTGAATGGATCCTTGAATATGCGAATTCGTACGCAAACTACAGGATTTATGATAATTACGCTTTCGAAATTTCGATTGATTACGGCGTGATGACCGACAATCGACGGAAGGCAGGGCGAGTCCGCTGCGTAAGGAACTGA
- a CDS encoding TIGR02147 family protein, whose product MKEIIEYTDYRKFIQDYYDERKRNSAFTWRDFARDAGFSSPIYLKYVCEGKKNLSVGAAGSVAAAMGLAGFESTYFVLMVSYAHAKGDEAKRAAFEERCALARAHKVRVLGKEEFDYFKSWKNPVLRELAPHMPGAKPLEIARACKQKISAAEVSETLDFLVRAKLLKKDRSGNYRQTDKSISMGSVDAVPVAARDMQRQMGEFAVKALELPLSERDMSGLTLGLTRRAYERIRKELADCRRRIVAIAAEDDETEQVYRLNLQLFPMTEKLDKEKKFGKENK is encoded by the coding sequence ATGAAGGAGATCATTGAATATACAGACTACCGCAAGTTCATCCAGGACTACTACGATGAACGCAAGCGCAATTCGGCATTCACGTGGCGAGACTTTGCGCGCGATGCCGGGTTCTCGTCGCCGATTTACCTGAAGTACGTTTGCGAGGGGAAGAAGAACCTGAGTGTTGGGGCTGCAGGTTCTGTCGCCGCCGCGATGGGCCTCGCCGGTTTCGAGAGCACATATTTTGTCCTGATGGTTTCGTACGCCCATGCAAAGGGGGATGAGGCGAAGCGTGCCGCGTTCGAGGAACGCTGTGCGCTGGCGAGGGCCCACAAGGTGCGCGTACTCGGGAAAGAGGAGTTCGACTACTTCAAGTCGTGGAAGAATCCGGTGCTGCGCGAACTTGCCCCGCACATGCCGGGTGCAAAGCCGCTCGAGATTGCGCGTGCCTGCAAGCAAAAGATTTCCGCTGCCGAAGTGAGCGAGACGCTTGACTTTCTGGTGCGTGCGAAGCTCCTGAAGAAGGACAGGAGCGGGAACTACCGCCAGACGGACAAGTCCATCTCGATGGGCTCGGTAGATGCGGTCCCCGTGGCGGCCCGCGACATGCAGCGACAAATGGGGGAGTTTGCGGTAAAGGCCCTGGAACTGCCGCTTTCGGAACGCGACATGTCGGGGCTGACCCTCGGGCTTACGCGCCGTGCTTACGAACGGATTCGGAAGGAACTGGCGGATTGCCGCCGGCGCATCGTGGCGATTGCCGCGGAAGACGACGAGACGGAACAGGTGTATCGCCTGAACTTGCAACTGTTCCCGATGACCGAAAAACTGGACAAGGAAAAGAAATTTGGAAAGGAGAATAAGTAA
- a CDS encoding ATP-binding protein, whose amino-acid sequence MINPFLLEPYTSKELFCDRELELKEIVSLLTNGSNVTLISPRRYGKTGLIFRAFDDLREKKCTCIYADIFSAQNLDDFLKILSEAIVSAVTSESIIKKFFNALKNARPSLSYDPVSGSPQVSLSFLMDSQKPPTLKSIFDFLEKQETQIIFAIDEFQQIREFKETNTEALLRTYIQQLHHVKFIFCGSKKHLMADMFTNVKKPFYESSRTIYINRIDADKYKAFITGLFKKAGKSIDDDAVDFILGWTKRHTYYTQFVCNQVFADSSQRITLEDVKNVASRILRFETTNFIERRNLITEKQWKYLVAVAKEGEVKKPTAADFLMKYKIGNAATAKKILTALVEKELLLEQSDLSGKSYSVYNVFMSRWMESL is encoded by the coding sequence ATGATAAACCCCTTTTTGCTAGAACCATACACATCAAAGGAACTGTTCTGCGACCGCGAACTGGAACTCAAAGAAATTGTCTCTCTATTAACGAATGGTTCCAACGTGACACTCATTTCGCCTAGACGTTACGGGAAAACAGGTCTGATTTTCAGGGCTTTTGATGATCTCCGCGAAAAAAAATGCACCTGCATATATGCCGACATTTTCTCAGCTCAAAATCTAGACGACTTTCTCAAAATTCTTTCCGAAGCAATCGTTAGCGCAGTAACAAGCGAATCCATAATAAAAAAATTCTTCAACGCTCTTAAAAACGCGAGACCCTCACTCAGCTACGATCCTGTTTCCGGCAGTCCACAGGTATCGCTTTCGTTCCTGATGGACTCACAAAAACCACCAACTCTAAAATCCATTTTTGATTTTCTAGAAAAGCAAGAAACACAAATCATTTTCGCGATTGACGAATTTCAGCAAATAAGAGAATTCAAAGAAACAAATACCGAAGCCCTACTGCGGACATACATCCAACAATTACACCATGTAAAATTCATTTTCTGCGGAAGCAAAAAACATTTAATGGCAGACATGTTTACCAACGTAAAGAAACCTTTTTATGAAAGTTCAAGAACAATCTATATCAACCGTATAGATGCAGATAAATACAAGGCATTTATTACAGGTCTCTTCAAAAAGGCAGGCAAATCCATTGACGACGACGCCGTCGATTTTATCTTGGGTTGGACAAAACGGCACACTTATTACACTCAATTCGTCTGCAACCAGGTTTTTGCGGATTCATCCCAAAGGATTACGTTAGAAGATGTAAAAAACGTCGCATCCAGAATTCTTCGGTTCGAAACAACAAACTTCATAGAGCGTCGCAATCTGATTACCGAGAAACAGTGGAAATACCTCGTCGCAGTCGCCAAAGAAGGCGAAGTCAAAAAGCCGACCGCGGCAGATTTCTTGATGAAATACAAAATCGGAAACGCGGCCACCGCAAAGAAAATCCTCACTGCCCTTGTCGAAAAGGAACTACTGCTAGAGCAAAGCGACTTAAGCGGGAAAAGCTACAGCGTGTACAACGTATTCATGTCCCGCTGGATGGAATCGCTTTAA
- a CDS encoding fibrobacter succinogenes major paralogous domain-containing protein: MKRVLAICAMSAFLLAACGDDESSGFTTRPDEDSSSSVCEDCDGSSSSSSVTPQSSESETSVSSSSSAKSSSSKNGDAKSSSSSAESLSSDASSISFFEDGVTGTMTDGRDGQIYKIVKIGRQIWMAENLNYAYTGVPFESGDITFDSTSWCYDNDPANCAKYGRLYTWSAAMDSVGRWSTNGKGCGDETMCSPTYPVRGICPEGWHLPTGIEWGMLFILDGYTSTAAERLKSASGWADNGNGSDIYSFAVLPVGIKIPIEGYVGEGFCTTFWTSDGDDDYYADAKTMNYNSKGVSEYGFHKNSGFSVRCVRD, translated from the coding sequence ATGAAAAGAGTTTTAGCAATATGTGCCATGTCCGCATTCCTGCTTGCGGCTTGCGGCGATGACGAGAGCAGCGGTTTCACAACCCGCCCCGACGAGGATTCTTCTTCGTCTGTTTGCGAGGACTGCGACGGTTCAAGTAGTTCCTCTAGCGTCACACCGCAGTCGAGCGAAAGCGAGACAAGTGTGTCCAGCAGTTCTTCTGCGAAATCGAGTAGCAGTAAAAACGGCGATGCCAAGTCAAGTAGTAGTTCTGCGGAATCGTTGTCAAGTGATGCGTCGAGTATCAGTTTCTTTGAAGATGGAGTTACAGGAACTATGACTGATGGGCGTGACGGGCAAATATACAAGATTGTAAAAATCGGCAGACAAATCTGGATGGCGGAGAATTTGAACTACGCCTACACAGGTGTTCCCTTTGAAAGTGGCGATATTACCTTCGATTCCACGAGTTGGTGCTATGACAACGATCCTGCCAACTGCGCCAAATACGGTCGCCTTTACACGTGGTCCGCCGCAATGGATAGCGTGGGCAGGTGGAGCACGAATGGCAAAGGTTGCGGCGATGAAACGATGTGCTCGCCGACATACCCGGTGCGTGGTATTTGCCCCGAGGGCTGGCACCTGCCAACGGGAATAGAGTGGGGTATGTTATTTATATTAGACGGGTATACATCGACGGCGGCAGAGAGACTCAAATCGGCAAGTGGTTGGGCCGATAATGGAAATGGCTCCGATATCTATTCCTTTGCCGTATTGCCTGTTGGCATCAAGATTCCAATTGAAGGGTACGTAGGTGAGGGCTTCTGCACAACCTTTTGGACTTCTGATGGCGACGACGACTACTATGCGGATGCTAAGACCATGAACTACAACAGCAAAGGGGTGAGTGAGTATGGCTTCCACAAGAACTCCGGGTTCTCTGTCCGCTGCGTAAGGGACTAG
- a CDS encoding TIGR02147 family protein, giving the protein MKEIVEYTDYRKYILDYYEERKRSSVFSWQKFAQDAGFSSAVFLKYVCEGKKNLSVGSAGSVASAMGLAGYEQTYFVLMVSYAHAKSDKAKRAAFEERCALAKAHKMRVLGNDEFDYFKSWKNPVLRELAPHMPGAKPLEMARACSPSITAAEVTETLNFLVRMKLLKKDRDGNYHQTDKTITMGNMDVVPVAARELQRQMGEFAIKAIDLPLSERTMSGFVLGLTERSYERIRKEMADFYRRVVAIATEDDETERVYRMNMQLFPLSKRIETKKVFKVKKR; this is encoded by the coding sequence ATGAAGGAAATCGTTGAATATACGGATTACCGCAAGTATATCCTGGACTACTACGAAGAGCGCAAGCGTAGTTCCGTCTTTTCGTGGCAGAAGTTTGCCCAGGATGCCGGATTTTCGTCGGCGGTGTTTCTGAAATATGTTTGTGAGGGTAAAAAGAACCTGAGCGTCGGTTCCGCAGGTTCTGTCGCGAGCGCCATGGGGCTCGCCGGTTACGAACAGACTTATTTTGTACTGATGGTCTCGTATGCGCACGCGAAAAGCGACAAGGCCAAGCGTGCCGCGTTCGAGGAACGCTGTGCGCTCGCGAAGGCGCACAAGATGCGCGTGCTGGGTAACGATGAGTTTGACTATTTCAAGTCGTGGAAGAATCCGGTGCTGCGAGAACTTGCCCCGCACATGCCGGGCGCCAAGCCTCTCGAGATGGCGCGCGCCTGCAGCCCGTCGATTACCGCTGCCGAGGTGACAGAGACGCTGAACTTTTTGGTAAGGATGAAGCTCCTGAAGAAGGACAGGGACGGAAACTACCACCAGACGGACAAGACGATTACGATGGGTAACATGGATGTGGTGCCCGTGGCGGCTCGCGAACTGCAGCGCCAGATGGGGGAATTCGCGATTAAAGCCATCGACCTGCCGCTTTCTGAACGCACTATGTCGGGGTTCGTGCTCGGCCTTACGGAACGCTCGTACGAACGCATCCGCAAGGAAATGGCGGATTTTTACCGCCGTGTTGTGGCGATTGCTACCGAAGATGACGAGACGGAGCGCGTTTATCGCATGAATATGCAACTGTTCCCGCTGAGCAAGCGGATCGAAACCAAGAAAGTTTTTAAAGTTAAAAAGAGGTAA